Below is a genomic region from Microcoleus sp. bin38.metabat.b11b12b14.051.
CATAGATTGTTAGCCTGCACGCACCCCTACCGTAATCTGGTTGACTTAATAAATCGTCAAAAATCCTTAAGTAAACCGTATTGTTTTATGTTGAGCTTTTCATTTATGTTATCTCAAGTCGCGGCCTAAAAACTTCTCGATTGTTTAAAAAATATTTTTTGTTCAATAATGGCAAATTATCTATCTTAAGATAGAGGTGATTACAGCAAGTTTTAGTGATTTTTCTCGAAACTGAAAGAGTCGCAGCAGCCGATAGTACCACTGTCTGTAAAACTCCGGCTGTCGTGAATATTTTAAGAAAAATTCTACTTTTAGTCAAGATCCAGATTAATCTGTCAAGTCAATCTAAAATCTAAAATCTAAAATTGTATGACTCTACCAAGATGCTATTTCCCTTCTACTAGCAACTGTTCAAAATCCGCTGCCGGCACGGGAGGACTGAACAAATATCCTTGCATGGCATCGCACTCGTAGCGCCAGAGAAAATCTCTTTCTGCTTCGGTTTCAACTCCTTCGGCAATTACTTCGAGACAGAGACTGTGCGCCATTTCAATAATCGCTTTCACAATCGCTGCATTTGTGCAACCATCGGTGATATTACTGATAAAACAGCGGTCTATTTTTAAAACATCGAAAGGGTATTGCGTTAGATAGCTTAAGGAAGAATAGCCAGTACCGAAATCGTCAATAGAGATAGAAACTCCCAAATCTTTCAATTGTTGCAAAGTAGCGATCGCACTTTCGGCATCCTCCACCATCATACTTTCAGTCAGCTCTAATTCCAAACTGCTCGGTGACAAACCAATTTCTGCTAAAATCTCGGCAACTCTGCTGCCCAGATTCGCCTGGTGAAATTGGCGGGGCGACAGATTCACCGCTACCTGCTGCAAGGAAAAACCAGCATTTTGCCAAACCTGTATTTGCCTGCAAGCTGTCTGCAAAACCCACTCGCCTAACTCTACAATAAAGCCAGTTTCTTCGGCATCTGGAATAAATTCGGCGGGGGAAATCAGCCCTTTTTCAGGATGCAGCCAGCGCACTAAAGCTTCTGCGCTCATGATTTTACCAGTCTGGACATTGACCTGCGGTTGATAGTAAACTTGAAATTCTTCTCCTTCGAGGGCTGCACACAAAGTTGTTTTGATTTGCTCTAATTTGTCGGCATCTGGGAGCGATTCGCTGCTTGGCGATCGCAAATTATACTGCTGTTTTGCCAAAGCTGCTTGTTTTTTCAAGCGGCTTGATATCGCGCCCACAAGCTCAGCTTTAGTAAAAGGTTTAGTCAGGTAATCATCTGCTCCCAATTCCATACCTTGCCGCACTTCGGAGCGATCGGCTTTACCTGTGAGAAAAATAAAGGGTACTGTAGCAGTAACAGGATGCGATCGCAAGGCCGCCAGCACCCCATACCCGTCAAGTTGCGGCATCGTCACGTCGCACAGAATCACGTCAGGAAGATTTGACACAGCCGCATTTAAACCCTCCGCTCCATTGGATGCACCCGTCACGTCGAAACCTTCTGCTTTGAGGAGTTTGAGAATATTCTCGCGAATTACTTGGTCGTCCTCAATCACTAGAATCTTTTTCATATGTCAAGCCCTGAAAGCAGTATAATTGAGCGGTGTTGCACAAAGCCGATAAGCGTGGTAATAACTCAGAACCCACAGATCGATCGGCACAACAGCGGAATATTTTCCGACAAAAATAGCAGACGCCCCTGAAAAACGGTAATTTTTCAAGGACAACTAGATTAATGTTTCTCTGCTTGCTCAGTGTCGTCCGTATTATTACGAGGTTAGTTAATAAATCTCTAAACTAATTTTAGGCGATCGACAGTTAGCAGCACCCTCAAAAAATACTAAACTGATTGTGCCAGTCGATCGATCGTCTGGAAACAATCTCAGCCTATTTATAACAGTTGCCACACAAAATGCAACAGCAAGTAAGTTCCAAACCCTTCGGGAGTAACTATTTCCTCATCCTTTAGTGTAAAATATAATATCTAAAATCTAAAATCTAAAATGGCATTACCTAGTGGATTCCCTGAACCGGCACAGATTGGGGTTATAGAAGTTAAGCAATATCCTCCATACCGTGCTGTCACCTACACCCACGCGGGCGATTTGCGACAAGCGACAGGAATCGCATTTAACCCCTTATTTCAACACATCAGCAACAACCAAATTGCGATGACAACACCAGTAGAAGCGCGCTATACAGAAACTTCCGAGCAAATCAATGCAGTTCCTGTTGCAGAAGTTTCATTTTTGTATCCCGCACCAAACATCGCCCCTAGCAGCGTTAACGCCGCTGTCGAAGTCACCGATACTTCGCCGATGACAGTTGTCAGCATCGGCGTGCGGGGCGCCTACACTTGGGAAAGCTACGAAAACAACCTCCAGAAACTCAAAGATTGGCTTCAAGAACATCCCGAATACGAAATAGTCGGGCCACCGCGGCGCTTTTTTTACAACTCCCCGATGACAGCGGAAGCAGCTAAAATCAGCGAGGTACAGATTCCCATCAAACGCCGCTGACATGAACAACTAACTCGCGAAGGCTGCCCCGCTGGCGGTGTTCCCAGAGGTAAATTCCCTGCCAAGTTCCTAACAATAATCTACCACGGGCGATCGGGATTTGTTCGGAAGTATGAGTCAGCGCAGTGCGAATGTGCGCCGGCATATCGTCGGGGCCTTCCGCATCGTGAATGTAATTCGCGCCCTCCGGTACCAGTTTAGCCAAAAAATTAGCCAAATCCTGAAGTACATCCGGGTCAGCATTTTCTTGAATCACCAAGCTAGCAGAAGTGTGCATCAAAAATAAGCTACAAAGTCCCGTTTGAATACCAGATTTCGCCACCGCATCTTCTATCTTAGGAGTGATTTTGCACAGAGACTTGCCTGTCGTTTGAATTCTGAGTATTTGTTGATGATGAAGCATTGGATTTTAGATTTTAGATTTTAGATTTTAGATTTGGGATTGTGGATTGTACGTGAGACTATTGTAAACTCTTCAGTCGGCGGAGGCCGACTTCGTTTGTGTAGGCGCGATTTCTAATCGCCGTCTTATATTGTAAAAATTCGATGAGACTTGTAATACCATGTCTAAGAATTATTACTACAATATATTTTTGGGTGTGTTTACAATAGCTGGGGAGTGCTGGTGCGTCGCTAGTCGAAAAGTCGATTTTGTGGCAGAGATTTTTAATGGCGACACACCCTACAGCTTCTCTTGAGTCGGCCTCCGCCGACATTGTTTGTGTAGGCGCGATTTCAATCGCCGTCATTCGATTTTAGATTTTAGATTTTAGATTTTAGATTTGGGATTTTCCATTTTTCGATTTTCGATTTTCCATTTTTCGATTTCCGATTTTGGATGAGACTGTTTGCAAAAATCCTCATCAATCGCCCTGATCCTAATCCCCATTTTTAAAATAGTCTACAACAGCTTGGGCGATCGCCTCCGTACCGTGCTTATCCAACTTATCCGACAACAGCGGCGGATGCAGCGGTTGTCGCAAAAACCCCCAATCCCCCTCAAAAAACTCCGCCGCCGTCACAATTTGATGTTGTGCATACTTTTGGAGCCATTCCAACAACACCGCAGCTTCCGCAAAACCTTCTCTCATGATAGAAACCACAGGTATTTCCAAACGCAAAGCTTCCGAAAAAGTGCTGTATCCCGGTTTAGAAACCAAACGGCCGCAGACAGGCATCATATCAACCGGACGCGGTAAAATTGGGAAAGAATTTGCAAATTTTGAATTTTTGACTTTAATCAAATTCGGGAAATCCGGAGCTAACGCATCAAAAGTGATAAATTGCCAATCGCTAAATAGCTGTAAATTTTGATAAGGAATTGCCTCTAAACCCAGTCCGCCAAAAGTCAGCAACACAGTTTTTTCCGGCGGTGATTTGATGCCGAATACTTCCCGAATTTCTGCGTTACTATAACGAGGATTGCCACCAGTTAAGCCCACATCTTGAATATTGGGGAAAGCTGGCATCGGTTCGTGCAAAGGCAGACGAAAAAGCCGATCGCACTTTCCGAAGCATTCACCAATCCAATCAGCCATTTCCGTAAATTCGCCACCCCAATCTCGATAGATAAAATCCCACCCAAAATTGCTCATCATCCAGCAAGGAACCCCAGCCGCTGCCGCCATTCGTGTTGTCAAAGGAGGAATATCTGCCAACACCAAACCCACCCGATTTTGCTTAATAAAATTAACTTCACCCGCAACAATAGAATTTTGCTTTTTCTTAATTTCCCGCAATTTTTCCAAAGTCGCCTCTTTATCCATATGCAAACTATCAGCTTGCACAACTCCGACATCAAAAGCACGGGGACGGAGGATAAAATCGCCAGTAATGTAACATTCCAGCAGCCAGCGAGGTGCAGTTGTGGTGATAATTAATAAAATATCTGGATTTAATTCTTGAATTTTTGCAGCGACGGAGGAAACTCGGACGGCATGGCCGAATCCATGATTGGTGAGGGCAATATATAATGTTGGTCGAGACATTGATCGGTGGTAATGGGTAATGGGTAATGGGGAATTGGTCACTGGTAATTGGTCACTGGTAATTGGTAATTGGTAATATTATGTCCAGTCGATTACCATGACAAAAACGGTTCGTAGTGCGGACTTAAGTCCGCTTCCGGAGAGCGGACTTAAGTCCGCACTACGAACTAATATTATTGCGTTTAATCGCTCGGACACGATATAATTGGTAATTGGAAAACAAGAAGGAAAAGGGAAAAACAAAGTACAACTGCCAACTGTCAACTGCCAACTGTCAACTGCCAACTGTCAACTGCCAACTGCCAACTGCCAACTGACTACTGCCAACTGACTACTGACTACTGACTCGATCGATAATTTCGCGTGCCATGTCTTGTAAGGATACCACTCGATCGGCAAAACCAGAATTAACCACACTTCCCGGCATCCCCCAGACAACGCTGCTAGCCTCATCTTGAGCAATAATCTTACCGCCAGCCTCCCGAATATTCTGACAGCCCAGCAGCCCGTCTTGCCCCATTCCAGTCAACACCACACCCAAAACACCAGCACCATAAATCTTAGCAGTCGATCGAAACAGCACATCCACCGCAGGGCGACAAGAATTTTCCCGCGCCTCTTGATGCGTGCGAATTCGCACCCCAAAACCCTGTTTTTCCAACACAATATGGTAATCACCGGGCGCTATCCAAGCCCGCCCAGCTTCGACAATACATCCCGTCACAGCCTCCTCCACTCTAATTTGGCACTTGGAGGTTAGTCGATCGGCCAAACGCTTCGTAAAAACCGGAGGCATATGCTGCACAATCACAATTGGTACAGGAAAATTAGCCGGCAAATCCTGCAAAACAGCTTCCAAAGCATTTGGCCCGCCCGTCGAAGCCCCAATCGCCACAATTTCAACCTTAGACTTAATATTTACCGCTAAATTAGACGAAATAGACTGCGATATATTTGGCAACTGCGTGGTAAAAATATTGTTAGTTTCACCCAATTTGATATTACCCAACTTTTCGCTCTGTTTCCCCTTAAAAAAAGCCTTAATTTTAGGGATTAATTGATTATGGACGTACTCTAGCGCCTCTTCATTGCCCTTCATATTCTGAGGCTTAGCCACATAATTCGTAGCACCGAGCGCCATAGCATTCAGAGTCGTAACAGCCACCAACTCTGTCAGCGCCGTAAAGATAATTATCGGAATATCCTTGTGCTGTTTTTGGATAGCTGCCAGCGTCTCCCAACCCTCCATTTCCGGCATCTCCACATCCAGCACAATCAAATCAGGATTCATCTGAGAAATCTTGGCTAAAGCGATTTTACCGTTGGGTGCAGTCCCCACAACTTCGAGTGCAGGATCGCCGTCTAGTACGTTATTTAATAATCGGCGCACCACCACAGAAGCATCAACAATTAAAATTTTAATTAGGGGCATCTTATTTTATTTGACTCGAAATAACAAATCTAGGAGCAAACGAGCTTGAAAAAACAGAATCAACTCGCCTTTTACCGCAAGATCGATGATTTTAAAACGAGACATAAACAGTATAATGGTTGACCGCATATTAAAACTCATAGCACTAAAAATTTGCTCCGCCGAACCTTCTATATAGTGGGGAACTACATAACCGAGATCGTACTTTAATGTATTGCTAAATGTGCCAACGATACCGCTAATAGCTAAATTGCCAATTTCCCCCATTATATCGGCTTTTTCTTGCTTAAATTCCTCGCTGGCGACATCGCCACCGCCGTTGAGAGCTAAAACAAGAGCATCGGCAGCATCACAGGAAAACAACATCTTAGCCGAACCTGATAAATCCCCGTTAAAATCAATCTGCGCCACAGATACTAAGTTTTTTCCCAAAGTGTGAATCAGATTTTTTTGCAAAAATAGCGGCGATAGTGCTTGAGCAGAAGGCATTTCAAATTTTACCTCACAGGCGATCATTTCGCTCATCTGAGAAACTGCCGTGCCGATTGCTTTGTTGACAACATCCTGTAATTTGGTGTGTTTTCCTGTTTCGAGCTTGCCTAAGTTGAAATCCCGCAGTTGACTGTCGCCATCAATTGCACCGCCACCGTTTGGGTAAGCAGCAATTGCCACGGTTTGCCGCAATTCTAATTGATTGTTTGTTTTTTTGAGAGTTGCGAATATTCCTGCAAGCGACAAATACTGAATCATGTTTCTTGCTAAGTCGTCGCTGAGTATAATGGTGGGTATTTGTAACAAGTGCAAAAATTGGATTATCGGTAAATAATTGTGTTCTATCGCTGCAAAATCTAAGATGACAACTTTGGGATGGTGGCACTCAGCGAGAACTAAACAATTGTATAAATCTGTAGCTACGGCAAATACATATTCGTCTGCTTTTAAAGTTTCGCGCAATGTCTGATTTTCTGAATTTGAAAAGCCACCAATCAGAATTAGTGAAATTGGTTTTGAGTATGTTTTCATTTTATATGATTGGTAATTGGTAATTGGTAATTGGTAATTAATTTTAACCAATTTTTGACGCATAGCCTAATGATGTAGAGCGTACAATGAATGCACACCTTAGTTTTACCGCTAATTTTGATATTATTCCGTCTCTTCTGTCTCGAATACAACAGACTCACAAATATCTTTAATAGACATTTGTACTGCCACAGAAGTCAAGAAAAATGTAGAGGTTTATCCTTTGTATTTTGGGAGTGCGAGTGGGGATGCTCGCACTCATACAAAAGCAAAACTGACAGGCTACAAAGACGCTAAACGATAATAACAACTGTCCGCTGTCAACTGTCCGCTGTCAACTGTCCGCTGTCAACTGTCCGCTGTCAACTGTCCGCTGTCCGCTGTCAATACTTAAATTGATTGACAAGTCCTTGCAATTGGGCGGCAGTTTTTGATAGTTCGATCGCAGAATTTTGAGTATTGCTAGCACTGGCGGCGGTACTTTCGGCTGCATCGGCGACGCTGGTAATGTTGCGGGCAATTTCCGAAGAACCGATCGCAACTTGGTTGATATTGCGCGAAATTTCGGTAGTTGTAGCCGTTTGTTCCTCAACGGCACTGGCGATCGTCGTTTGGAAATCGCTGATTTGGTTGATAATAGAAGTAATTTGCCCGATCGCCTGCACGGAGCTTTTAGTATCAGCTTGAATAGCCTCCACCTTCTTGCTGATATCCTCAGTCGCCACCGCCGTTTGCTTCGCCAACTCCTTCACCTCATTCGCCACCACCGCGAAACCCTTACCCGCTTCCCCAGCCCGCGCCGCCTCAATCGTAGCATTCAGAGCCAGTAAATTAGTCTGTTGGGCGATCGAAGTAATCACCTTGACAACATTACCAATTTCTGCACTACTAACGCCGAGTTTAGTAATCGTTTGATTCGTAGTTTCCGCCATCCTCACCGCCGAATTCGCAACCGTCGCAGCCTCCGAAGCATTCTTAGCAATTTCTTTAATGCTCACATTCATTTCCTCAATCCCCGTAGCCACCGATTGAGTATTGCTATTAACTAAATCCGCCGCCGCAGATACCGTCCCCGCTTGAGCCGAAGTTTCCTCAGCCGCAGCGCCCATATTTTGGCTTTCCCCAATCAATTCCTCCGAAGCACTGCTAACTGCGATCGCCACTTGGGAAATATGCTGTACCTGAGCCGTCAAATTCGCCGCCATCAAATTAACATTATCCGTCAAATCTTTCCAAGTCCCGCCAATATCAGGAACAGTCGCCTGCCCTCCCAATTGTCCAGAAACAACCTGTTTAGCCAGCCCAGTTACTTCATCGGCAAAAGTATTAAGCTGGTCAACCATCGTATTCAACGTATCCTTAAGTTCCAGAACTTCTCCTTGAACTTCCACAGTAATTTTCTTAGACAAATCTCCCTTAGCCACCGCCGTAGAAACTTCCGCAATACTCCGAACTTGTTCCGTAAGATTAGCCGCCATAATATTCACATTACCAGCCAAACTCAGCCAAGTCCCCGACAAACCCTCAACTGTTGCTTGACCTCCCAATCTACCTTCAACGCCAACCTCTCTAGCAACTCGCGTCACTTCTAAAGCAAACTCATTGAGCTGAACAGTCATGTCATTAATCGTATTCTTCAGATCCCGAATTTCCCCTTCAGCTTCCACAGTAATTTTCTTAGACAAATCTCCCTGAGCAACTGCTGTAGTAACTTCCGCAATACTGCGTACCTGACTGGTAAGATTGCTCGCCATCAAATTAACATTTGTGGTTAAATCCTTCCAGACTCCAGCAACTCCGTGGACTTGTGCTTGACCCCCAAGTTTGCCCTCAGTTCCCACCTCTTTTGCTACCCGCGTCACCTCTTTTGCAAAATCATTGAGACAGTCAACCATTTGATTGAGAGTATCTTTCAGTTGCAAAATTTCCCCTTCAGCTTCAACAGTAATTTTTTCGTTCAAATCCCCGACACTAATTGCCGTTGCCACCTTGGTAATATTCCGCACTTGATTTGTGAGATTTGCCGCCATCAAGTTAACGCTTTCGGTAAGTTCTTTCCAAATACCCGAAAGCCCTTCTACCTCTGCTTGAGTTCCCAACTTGCCTTCGCTGCCCACTTCCCGGGCGACGCGAGTTACTTCTAAACTAAAACCATTTAATTGGTCTACCATTTTGTTGAGAGTCGTCCCAATGCGGCGGAACAATCCTTTGATCGGTTTACCTTGAACTTCTAAGCTAAATTTCTCCGACAAATCACCTTTAGCCACAGCGTGCAGGACTCGCGCCATGTCTATCGTCGGAAGAACTAAGCTGTTTAGCGTCACGTTCACCGCGTCAATACTGCTCACCCAAGAACCTTTAAATTCTTTAATTGCCGTTAGCTTGGGGACTTTGCCTTCCTCGGCAACTGCTTGGCTGACGCGCTCTACTTCGTCAGCAAACTTTTCATTGACACTCACCATTTCATTAAACACTTTGGCAATTTCTCCCAAGCCGTTGTCAGCGGGCAAACGCACGCTAAAGTCGCCATCTCTGACTGCTGTTAGAGCGAGAATCAGTTGCTGGCGGCACTGGCTGTCGAGCATCTCTGCTGTCCCCTGGCTGGCGTCGGTTTCTGCAACTACAGTCTCGCTTAAATCCCCGCTAGCCGACGAATCAATTTCTGGAGATTTTGAGGCTGGTGATTGATTTTGTGTACTCATGTCTTAGGTATTTTTATACGAATTATTAGGTCAATTGGGCAGTCACAATCTGTAGAACGTTTTCTGCACTTGCTGTGGGCCAGCAAGTTTTTGCTTGCAGTCTTGGATGCAAATAATCTCTTTTCATTAAGAAGATTTGCGGTATTTAAGATACTGCGGCGATCGCCTTCAGCAGCATCTGAAAGGAACCCATATCAAAGAATAGCAAAATATCTCCTTGAATTTGCAGCTCTTCAATACTAAAATGAGCCGGAGCCAACAGCACGCTCCCGCACTCCAGAGAATGTTCTTTTAACAGTAATTCCTCAATTTCCTCCTCTGCGTAATAGGGAACCGCATAGTCTAACGGCTGGTCTAAAATATTGCCAATTGAGCCCATGACACCGTTAATGACCATATTTCCGACCTCGCTGAGGGTACTAATTTTGAGAGCATCAAGGTCAGGACTTCCCTTTTGTTCGCCAGTGAGAACAGAGACTAAATTCACCGCACTGTCGGTAGGGAAAAGTAGCTGGGCGCTGCCGCTAAATGAGCCGGTGAAGCCGAGTTGCACAGTGGAAAGAGGATCTATGCCGAAGCGTTTTTTTAATTCGCTTCTGAGCTCCTTCGCGGATAAAAGCTCAATATCTGGAATCTGCAACCGGATGGGAAATTGAATCATTTCGTTCAACATTCCAGCGGCACTTCCCACGCCAATATTGATCAGCTCTTTCAAAGCATCGATTTCATCTGCTGTTAGCTCCACTCTCCTATCTCCTATTTGCTATCCAGAGCTTTTTGGATTGCAGCCTGAATGTCTGGAGCTTTTGGGGGCTTTTTCAGCATCATAAATGCTCCCAATTCAGCGCACTTCTGCTTAGCGCTGTCTTGAATATCTGCTGAAAGTACGATTACTGGAATTTTTGAACCTTTTTCGCCCAGGGCTTTGAGGAAGGCAAAACCGTCCATTTCTGGCATTAACAAATCTGTCATGATACAGTCTGGCGAATGCGAAGCAGCCATATCTAACCCTTCTTGTCCGTTGGTTGCTTCTATAACTTGATGTCCGGCTTCTTCGATTGCTTTGCGAATCATTCGCCGAGCAAATGCTGCATCATCTATAATTAAAACTAAACCCATTTTGGCGCTTTCCTTAAGTTAAATAATTGGGAATTGGGAATTGGGAATTGGGAATTGGGAATTGGGAATTGGGAATTGGGAATTGGGAATTGGGAATTGGGAATTGGGAATTGGGAATTGGGAATTGGGAATTGGGAATTGGGAATTGGGAATGGATAGTTTCGGATCAGTAGGTCATTTCACAAAAAACAAGAGTATTTTGTAGGGGCGAGTTTAGCTAATAATCACTCCTATAGAAGCGAGAAGATGCACCCACTGTCAACTGAATAAAGCTGTCAACTGAATAAAGCTGTCAACTGTCAACTGAATAAAGCTGTCAACTGAATAAAGCTGTCAACTGTCAACTGTCAACTGTCAACTGTCAACTGTCAACTGTTATAAGAGGTAAGTTTTCATCTTACCTTTGCCTTTAACATCAATCATGCCCCTTTCTGCAAACAAATGTTTGTTTGACAACTGTTTGTAGGTGTCTTCTGTCACTTGAATGCAGCCGGGAAAACTGTATTGTTCCATGCGGCTTGCGGTGTTTACTGTGTCGCCCCAAAGATCGTAGCTGAACTTTTTAGTTCCGATGACCCCTGCAACCACAGGCCCGGAGTGAATGCCAATTCGCAGGCTGTGGAATTCTTTTGTTTGGGCGTTTAACCGCGCCATAGCTTGCTGCA
It encodes:
- a CDS encoding chemotaxis protein CheC produces the protein MELTADEIDALKELINIGVGSAAGMLNEMIQFPIRLQIPDIELLSAKELRSELKKRFGIDPLSTVQLGFTGSFSGSAQLLFPTDSAVNLVSVLTGEQKGSPDLDALKISTLSEVGNMVINGVMGSIGNILDQPLDYAVPYYAEEEIEELLLKEHSLECGSVLLAPAHFSIEELQIQGDILLFFDMGSFQMLLKAIAAVS
- a CDS encoding heme-binding protein — protein: MALPSGFPEPAQIGVIEVKQYPPYRAVTYTHAGDLRQATGIAFNPLFQHISNNQIAMTTPVEARYTETSEQINAVPVAEVSFLYPAPNIAPSSVNAAVEVTDTSPMTVVSIGVRGAYTWESYENNLQKLKDWLQEHPEYEIVGPPRRFFYNSPMTAEAAKISEVQIPIKRR
- a CDS encoding methyl-accepting chemotaxis protein, yielding MSTQNQSPASKSPEIDSSASGDLSETVVAETDASQGTAEMLDSQCRQQLILALTAVRDGDFSVRLPADNGLGEIAKVFNEMVSVNEKFADEVERVSQAVAEEGKVPKLTAIKEFKGSWVSSIDAVNVTLNSLVLPTIDMARVLHAVAKGDLSEKFSLEVQGKPIKGLFRRIGTTLNKMVDQLNGFSLEVTRVAREVGSEGKLGTQAEVEGLSGIWKELTESVNLMAANLTNQVRNITKVATAISVGDLNEKITVEAEGEILQLKDTLNQMVDCLNDFAKEVTRVAKEVGTEGKLGGQAQVHGVAGVWKDLTTNVNLMASNLTSQVRSIAEVTTAVAQGDLSKKITVEAEGEIRDLKNTINDMTVQLNEFALEVTRVAREVGVEGRLGGQATVEGLSGTWLSLAGNVNIMAANLTEQVRSIAEVSTAVAKGDLSKKITVEVQGEVLELKDTLNTMVDQLNTFADEVTGLAKQVVSGQLGGQATVPDIGGTWKDLTDNVNLMAANLTAQVQHISQVAIAVSSASEELIGESQNMGAAAEETSAQAGTVSAAADLVNSNTQSVATGIEEMNVSIKEIAKNASEAATVANSAVRMAETTNQTITKLGVSSAEIGNVVKVITSIAQQTNLLALNATIEAARAGEAGKGFAVVANEVKELAKQTAVATEDISKKVEAIQADTKSSVQAIGQITSIINQISDFQTTIASAVEEQTATTTEISRNINQVAIGSSEIARNITSVADAAESTAASASNTQNSAIELSKTAAQLQGLVNQFKY
- a CDS encoding glycosyl transferase, with protein sequence MSRPTLYIALTNHGFGHAVRVSSVAAKIQELNPDILLIITTTAPRWLLECYITGDFILRPRAFDVGVVQADSLHMDKEATLEKLREIKKKQNSIVAGEVNFIKQNRVGLVLADIPPLTTRMAAAAGVPCWMMSNFGWDFIYRDWGGEFTEMADWIGECFGKCDRLFRLPLHEPMPAFPNIQDVGLTGGNPRYSNAEIREVFGIKSPPEKTVLLTFGGLGLEAIPYQNLQLFSDWQFITFDALAPDFPNLIKVKNSKFANSFPILPRPVDMMPVCGRLVSKPGYSTFSEALRLEIPVVSIMREGFAEAAVLLEWLQKYAQHQIVTAAEFFEGDWGFLRQPLHPPLLSDKLDKHGTEAIAQAVVDYFKNGD
- a CDS encoding response regulator, whose translation is MGLVLIIDDAAFARRMIRKAIEEAGHQVIEATNGQEGLDMAASHSPDCIMTDLLMPEMDGFAFLKALGEKGSKIPVIVLSADIQDSAKQKCAELGAFMMLKKPPKAPDIQAAIQKALDSK
- a CDS encoding chemotaxis response regulator protein-glutamate methylesterase, translated to MPLIKILIVDASVVVRRLLNNVLDGDPALEVVGTAPNGKIALAKISQMNPDLIVLDVEMPEMEGWETLAAIQKQHKDIPIIIFTALTELVAVTTLNAMALGATNYVAKPQNMKGNEEALEYVHNQLIPKIKAFFKGKQSEKLGNIKLGETNNIFTTQLPNISQSISSNLAVNIKSKVEIVAIGASTGGPNALEAVLQDLPANFPVPIVIVQHMPPVFTKRLADRLTSKCQIRVEEAVTGCIVEAGRAWIAPGDYHIVLEKQGFGVRIRTHQEARENSCRPAVDVLFRSTAKIYGAGVLGVVLTGMGQDGLLGCQNIREAGGKIIAQDEASSVVWGMPGSVVNSGFADRVVSLQDMAREIIDRVSSQ
- a CDS encoding EAL domain-containing response regulator; translation: MKKILVIEDDQVIRENILKLLKAEGFDVTGASNGAEGLNAAVSNLPDVILCDVTMPQLDGYGVLAALRSHPVTATVPFIFLTGKADRSEVRQGMELGADDYLTKPFTKAELVGAISSRLKKQAALAKQQYNLRSPSSESLPDADKLEQIKTTLCAALEGEEFQVYYQPQVNVQTGKIMSAEALVRWLHPEKGLISPAEFIPDAEETGFIVELGEWVLQTACRQIQVWQNAGFSLQQVAVNLSPRQFHQANLGSRVAEILAEIGLSPSSLELELTESMMVEDAESAIATLQQLKDLGVSISIDDFGTGYSSLSYLTQYPFDVLKIDRCFISNITDGCTNAAIVKAIIEMAHSLCLEVIAEGVETEAERDFLWRYECDAMQGYLFSPPVPAADFEQLLVEGK
- a CDS encoding secondary thiamine-phosphate synthase enzyme YjbQ, whose product is MLHHQQILRIQTTGKSLCKITPKIEDAVAKSGIQTGLCSLFLMHTSASLVIQENADPDVLQDLANFLAKLVPEGANYIHDAEGPDDMPAHIRTALTHTSEQIPIARGRLLLGTWQGIYLWEHRQRGSLRELVVHVSGV